In one window of Sediminispirochaeta bajacaliforniensis DSM 16054 DNA:
- the metG gene encoding methionine--tRNA ligase, giving the protein MKKKRLITSALPYVNNIPHLGNLIQVLSADVFSRFCRLRGYETLYVCGTDEYGTATETRALEEGVSPKELCDRYYKIHSEIYSWFNIAFDHFGRTSTQWQTDIVQDIFKKVDAAGYITEQTIEQLYCESCDRFLADRFVRGTCPHCGYEDARGDQCENCGKLLDPTDLIDPRCGLCGQTPKLRSTRHLYLDLPKIRPRLEEWIDKASVEGFWARNAIQMTRSWIRDGLKERCITRDLKWGIPVPKPGYEGKVFYVWFDAPIGYISITANLTDEWETWWKNPDEVDLFQFIGKDNIPFHTVIFPSSLIASGDNWTLLHHMSSTEYLNYESGKFSKSKGIGVFGTDARDTGIPADVWRFYIFYNRPEKSDALFTWSDFQEKVNGELIGNLGNLVNRTLTFVSRFYDGRLPQAAIDADMAAWIRERESEITDHFERAELRDAFRKIFALSSYGNKAFQEGEPWKLRKENPDAAASLLSTLVYLVRDLGVMVEPFIPGTSGRMLTFFGIDKADWEILGDFKGITSIEKPEILFERLEDERIASLRERFSGSQKEREAREKEKEMEEKTEQEKPLAERFAEAVDIRVAKITEIERHPEADKLYIEKIDLGYEQRTIVSGLVPYYKEEELLGHNILLVYNLKPAKLRGVKSEGMLLAADDETAPEGERSIEVLFADWAEPGSRVALTDLGAPEGDDLKRISANTFFSMPIGVEEHIVKVDGKHLEVAGKAIKTNKVKKGSVG; this is encoded by the coding sequence ATGAAGAAGAAACGACTGATTACCTCGGCTCTCCCGTACGTAAACAATATTCCTCATCTTGGAAACCTCATTCAGGTTCTCTCTGCAGATGTTTTTTCACGATTTTGTCGCTTAAGGGGCTATGAAACCCTTTATGTCTGCGGTACCGATGAATATGGGACCGCTACGGAAACAAGAGCACTTGAAGAGGGTGTTTCCCCGAAAGAGCTCTGTGACCGTTATTACAAAATCCATTCGGAGATCTATTCTTGGTTTAATATTGCCTTCGATCACTTTGGAAGGACATCGACCCAATGGCAGACCGATATTGTCCAGGATATTTTTAAAAAGGTCGATGCCGCCGGTTATATTACCGAACAGACCATCGAGCAGCTCTACTGTGAATCCTGCGACCGCTTTCTTGCCGATCGCTTTGTAAGGGGCACCTGTCCCCACTGCGGCTATGAAGATGCCCGCGGCGATCAGTGTGAGAACTGCGGCAAGCTGTTGGATCCCACGGACCTCATCGATCCACGCTGTGGCTTATGCGGTCAGACACCGAAACTCAGGTCGACCCGCCACCTCTATCTCGATCTGCCGAAGATCAGGCCGAGGCTTGAGGAATGGATCGATAAAGCGTCGGTCGAGGGCTTCTGGGCTCGTAATGCGATTCAGATGACCCGCAGCTGGATACGGGACGGCCTCAAGGAGCGTTGTATCACCCGGGACCTGAAGTGGGGAATTCCCGTGCCGAAGCCCGGCTATGAGGGAAAGGTCTTTTATGTCTGGTTCGATGCCCCTATCGGATATATCTCCATTACCGCAAACCTCACCGACGAGTGGGAAACGTGGTGGAAAAATCCCGATGAGGTTGACCTGTTCCAGTTTATAGGGAAGGATAACATCCCTTTTCATACCGTTATTTTCCCCTCATCACTCATTGCCAGCGGGGACAACTGGACCCTTCTGCACCATATGAGCAGTACCGAATATCTCAATTATGAGAGCGGGAAATTTTCCAAGAGTAAGGGGATCGGCGTATTCGGAACCGATGCCCGGGATACCGGTATTCCTGCGGATGTATGGCGTTTCTACATCTTTTACAACCGTCCGGAGAAGTCAGACGCTCTCTTTACCTGGAGCGATTTTCAGGAAAAGGTGAACGGCGAATTGATTGGCAATCTGGGGAACCTGGTCAACAGGACCCTGACCTTTGTCAGTCGTTTTTACGATGGAAGGCTTCCTCAGGCTGCAATAGATGCGGATATGGCAGCGTGGATACGTGAACGTGAGAGCGAAATTACCGATCACTTTGAGAGGGCCGAGCTTCGTGATGCATTCCGGAAGATCTTTGCCCTTTCTTCCTATGGAAATAAGGCATTCCAGGAGGGTGAGCCTTGGAAGCTTCGCAAGGAAAACCCTGATGCGGCGGCTTCCCTTCTCTCCACTCTTGTTTACCTGGTACGGGATCTCGGGGTAATGGTGGAGCCTTTCATCCCCGGGACAAGCGGCCGCATGCTGACCTTTTTCGGTATTGATAAGGCCGATTGGGAAATCCTCGGTGATTTTAAGGGTATTACCTCCATTGAGAAACCTGAGATTCTTTTCGAACGCTTGGAGGATGAGCGTATCGCATCTTTGCGTGAGCGTTTTTCCGGAAGTCAGAAAGAACGAGAAGCACGGGAGAAGGAGAAAGAGATGGAAGAAAAAACGGAGCAGGAGAAGCCTCTTGCTGAACGATTCGCCGAGGCTGTCGATATCCGGGTGGCGAAGATTACCGAGATTGAACGCCATCCCGAGGCCGACAAACTCTATATTGAAAAGATTGATTTGGGTTACGAACAGCGTACCATCGTAAGCGGTCTGGTCCCATATTATAAAGAAGAGGAGCTTCTCGGCCATAACATCCTTCTTGTCTACAATCTTAAGCCTGCGAAGCTGCGGGGAGTGAAGAGCGAAGGAATGCTTCTTGCCGCCGATGATGAAACTGCTCCCGAAGGAGAGCGCTCCATCGAGGTTCTTTTTGCCGACTGGGCTGAGCCTGGTAGTAGGGTTGCTCTTACCGACCTGGGCGCACCCGAAGGTGACGACCTGAAACGGATATCTGCCAATACCTTTTTCTCCATGCCCATTGGTGTGGAAGAGCACATTGTCAAGGTCGACGGTAAGCATCTCGAAGTTGCCGGAAAGGCAATCAAAACGAACAAGGTTAAAAAGGGAAGCGTCGGCTGA
- a CDS encoding lipid II:glycine glycyltransferase FemX, with the protein MSVNTDTIEVRPIPLESFEGDRLLQSRFWARLKGLYGWKAFTFRVTAVSWKTPVSILVLYRHFMPGAAIAYAPHPSLPSGSGALLANLSRALKEYLPYDTLLLRWDLPWPLDTGSGSAAIEGLRPSPVDIQPPNTVLIDLNPDEDQLLSEMKSKTRYNVRLASRKGVEVSSEGVGGLSTWYDLYRETAERDRIAIHPESYYRSLFRLVKEHPQDGVDLELLMARTEGRAIAGIIVSRFAGKATYLYGASSNSDRNLMPAYALQWRAMTDAKASGCVSYDLFGIPPADDPSHPMHGLYRFKTGFGGIILHRFGSWDYALRSIRAGVYRSLERLRRWYFLEYKKRK; encoded by the coding sequence ATGTCCGTTAACACAGATACTATAGAAGTTCGTCCGATCCCCCTCGAATCTTTTGAGGGGGATCGGCTTTTGCAGAGCCGTTTCTGGGCTCGTCTTAAAGGCCTTTATGGATGGAAGGCTTTCACATTCCGGGTAACGGCTGTTTCATGGAAGACCCCGGTCTCAATCCTTGTACTCTACCGTCATTTTATGCCGGGAGCTGCAATTGCCTATGCTCCGCATCCTTCCCTTCCTTCTGGATCGGGGGCGTTGTTGGCCAATCTTTCCAGGGCCCTAAAGGAATATCTTCCTTACGACACGCTCCTGCTTCGCTGGGACCTCCCATGGCCCCTGGATACAGGCTCCGGATCGGCGGCAATAGAGGGGCTACGTCCCTCTCCTGTCGATATACAACCCCCGAATACGGTGCTTATCGATCTTAATCCGGACGAAGATCAGCTTTTATCCGAGATGAAGTCGAAAACCCGCTACAACGTTCGTCTTGCTTCCAGAAAGGGGGTTGAGGTTTCTTCCGAAGGGGTAGGCGGCCTTAGCACCTGGTACGATCTCTATCGGGAGACAGCCGAGCGGGACCGCATCGCCATCCATCCCGAGTCCTACTATCGAAGCCTCTTTCGCCTCGTAAAGGAGCATCCACAGGATGGTGTGGATCTTGAGCTTCTCATGGCACGGACCGAGGGGCGGGCCATCGCCGGCATCATTGTTTCTCGATTCGCCGGAAAAGCAACCTATCTTTATGGGGCTTCCTCAAATAGTGACCGCAATCTCATGCCTGCATATGCCCTACAGTGGCGGGCAATGACCGATGCAAAGGCCTCCGGCTGTGTCAGCTACGACCTGTTCGGAATTCCTCCCGCAGACGATCCTTCCCATCCCATGCATGGCTTGTATCGATTTAAAACCGGTTTCGGGGGGATTATCCTTCATCGCTTCGGCTCTTGGGACTATGCCCTGCGTTCCATTCGTGCCGGGGTGTACCGAAGCCTCGAGCGCCTTCGACGCTGGTATTTTCTTGAATACAAAAAGCGAAAATAG